The segment GTCGGCGATCGCCGAGGCCACCGTGGCCAGCACGCCGGGACGGTTGATGACCTCGATGCGCAGCTCGGCACGGTAGTCGCCCTGCACGTCGCGGTCCCATTCGATCGATACCCGGCGCTCCGGCTGCTTGCGCAGCTCGGCCACGTTGGGGCACTCCTCGCGATGCACCACGATGCCCTTGCCGGCGGACAGGTAGCCGACGATCTCGTCGCCGGGCAGCGGATGGCAGCAGTTGGCGAAGCTCAGCACGCCGCGCTCGGCGCCGGTGATGCGGATCTTCTCGCTGCTCGGCGCCGTCGTCGCCACGGTGCGGGCCGCCTTCTTGCCCCTTGCGGCCACCAGCTGGGCGGCCACCACGTCCGGCATCCGGTTGCCCAGCGCGATGTCGGCCAGCAGTTCTTCCAGCCGGTGCAGCTTGGCCTCGGCGAGGAAGCGATCGAGCACGGCCGGCGCGATGCCATCGAGGCTGGAGCCGAGCGCATCGAGCGCACGGTCGAGCATACGGTGGCCGAAATCGACCGCGTCCTCGTGCTGCAGATGCTTGAGGAACTGGCGGATCGCCGTGCGCGCCTTGCCGGTTACCACCGACTCCAGCCAGGCCGGGTTCGGCACCGCCGACGGCGCGGTGATGATCTCCACCAGCTGCCCGGACTCCAGCCGCGTGCGCAGCGGCACCAGCTTCTTGTCCACGCGCGCGGCCACCGCATGGTGGCCGACGTCGGTGTGCACGGCGTAGGCGAAATCCAGCGCGGTGGCGTTGCGCGGCAGCGAGAGGATGTCGCCGCGCGGCGTGAACAGGTAGACCTCGTCCGGGAACAGGTCGATCTTGACGTTCTCGATGAACTCGCTCGACGAGGCGGTGTTGGCCTGGCTGTCGGCCAGCGCGGACAGCCACTCGCGCGCCCGCGCCTGGGCGCTGTTGGCCGGGCCGGAGTCGGTCTTGTAGGCCCAGTGGGCGGCGACGCCCCGCTCGGCCACCGAATCCATCTCGGCGGTGCGGATCTGCACTTCGATCGGCGCACCGAACGGCCCCAGCAGCACGGTATGCAGCGACTGGTAGCCGTTGGCCTTCGGAATGGCGATGAAATCCTTGAAGCGGCGGTCCACCGGCTTGTACAGCGTGTGCACCGCGCCCAGCGCCATGTAGCAGCGCATGGCGGTATCGACCACCACGCGGAAGCCGTACACGTCCATCAGCTGGGCGAACGTCTTGTGCTCGCTGCGCATCTTCGAATAGATGCTCCACGGCGACTTGATGCGCCCGACCACGCGGGCCTCGATGTGCTCGGAGGCGAGGCGCTGGGTGAGCGCCGCCTCGATCTTGCCCATCGCCTCGCGCCGGTTGCCCAGTGCCGCCCGGATGCGCTCGCTGATCACCCGGTAGCGATCCGGATGGAGGCCGCGGAAACCCAGGTCCTGCAGCTCGGCCTTGAACTTGTTCATGCCCAGCCGCTGGGCGATCGGCGCGTAGATCTCCAGCGTCTCGCGCGAGATGCGGCGACGCGAGGAAGTGTCCTTCGCTCCCAGCGTGCGCATGTTGTGCAGGCGGTCGGCCAGCTTGATCAGGATCACCCGGATGTCGCGGGCCATCGCCAGCAGCATCTTGCGGAAGCTCTCCGCATCGGCCTCCTGGCGGCTGCCGAATTTCATCTTGTCCAGCTTGGTGACGCCGTCGACCAGCTCGGCCACGGTCTCGCCGAACTCGCCCGCCAGCTCGATGCGGCTGAGCTGGGTGTCTTCCAGCGTGTCGTGCAGGATCGCGGCGATGATGGTTTCGGCATCCAGGCCCAGCTCGGCCAGGATGCCGGCCACGGCGACCGGATGGGTGATGTAGGGCTCGCCACTCTTGCGCGCCTGCCCCGCATGCGCATGGGCACCGACGCGGAAGGCGCGAACGACACGCTCGACCTGGTCTTCAGGGAGGTAGGCGAGGCGGTCTTTGAGTGCCAGGACGTAGTCCGGCAACGCCGCGTCCTGCGAAGGATCCGTCGCGGCGACGGGTGCGGGAATGCGCTGCCCGCTCAGACAGTCACCCCGCGCGGGGCGACCGGACGACAGCAGGCACCATCACGGAGATCGGCGACTTCCGCCACCGACCCCGTGCAGCGCATGGTGCCGTCGGAGCACATGCTCAGTCGTCCCCGCCCTTGGAGAGATCGTCGTCCACCTCGGCCGCGGCCCACTCCAGCGCCTCGCGCTCGGCACGCTCGCGTTCGGCGCGGTCGATCTCGTCGATGGTGGCCTGGTCGATGCGGCGATCGGCGATCTCGCGCAGCGCCAGCACGGTGGGCTTGTCATGATCCGGATTGACGGCCGGCTCGGCGCCCTTGGACAGCTGGCGGGCGCGCTTGGTCGCCATCAGCACCAGCTCGAAACGGTTGTCGACCACCTCAAGGCAGTCTTCCACGGTAATGCGTGCCATGCGAAATCCTCAGGCGGTAAAGCAACTTGGAAGGTCGTTCAGTGTATCCAGCGTAGGCTTTGCTGGCAATGCGCCAACCCGTATCATGCCCGGTTGGTCTGCCGCCGATTCAGGACGAAAGCGCGGCGAAACGCGTGCATATTATAAAACCGAGAAGTACACTTAATTTCCCCACGGCACCGCAACGGATTACTCATCGATGCCTTTCCCCCACATTCCATCCTGGCTGCGCCGGACCGCCGCGCTCGGCCTGGTTTGCCTGCTCGCCGGCTGCGCCATCGCCAAACCGCGTACCGACGACCCGCTCGAGAAGGTCAACCGCAAGGTCTATGCGTTCAACGACGCCGTGGACCAGGCGGTGATCCGTCCGGTCGCGGTGGGCTACCGCAAGATCACCAATCCGCCGGTGCGCCGCTCGGTGAGCGACTTCTTCACCAACCTGCGGCAGCCGGTCACCGTGGCCAACGACCTGCTGCAGGCCCGCCCCAAACAGGCGCTGCAGAGCACCGGGCGGTTCCTGGTCAACCTGACCCTGGGTATCGGCGGCCTGTTCGACCCGGCCAGCTCGCTCGGCCTGCCGCTGCAGCAAACCGATTTCGGCGTCACCCTGGCTCGCTGGGGCGTGCCGGAGGGCGACTACATCGTGCTGCCGTTCCTCGGCCCCTCCACGGTGCGCGACGTCTGGCAGGTGCCGGTGGATGGCTACTTCTTCGACCCGCTGACCATCTACGCCCGCAACCACAGCTATCACTACGGCCAGCAGTACATCCCGCAGCTGGTCTACCTGGTGAACCTGCGCTCGCGCGCCTTCGATGCGGAGGGCTTCCTCAAGTCCGCCTACGATCCGTACGTGTTCGTGCGCGATGCCTACCGCCAGCGACGGCTCTACAAGATCTACGACGGCAATCCGCCGGCCAGCGTGATCGACCAGATGCAGGGCCTGGACCAGCAGGGCTTCGATCCCGACCAGCTGCTGCAGGAACAGCACCAGTGGGAGAACAAGCACCCGAAGCAGGCCGAGCAGGCTGACCAGTCCGCCGGCGGGCAATAAGCCCTCCGGCGACCGGAATGAAAAAGGCCCCATGACGGGGCCTTTTTCGTGCGGGGGGGGGGGCGGCGCGGATCGGCCCCGTCAGCCCGCGGCCAGCAGCGACTCCACCTCGCACACCTGGGCCAGCCGCCGCATGCCGGTCGGCAAACCCCTTACCTGCAACGACTGCCCGTGCTTCCCTGCCTCGGACAGCACGGCCAGCACGCAGGCCAGGCCGGCGCTGTCGCTGCGTTCCACCGCGGACAGATCGAGCGTCCCCGCGGGAGCCTGGGCCAGCCGCTCGCGCAGGGACCGCCAAGCGGCATTGGCCGTATCGAAGGTCAGCACGCCGCGGACGGCCAGCGTGCCGTCCGGACGATCCTCGAACTGGCAGGCCGCGCTCGTCACGGAGCCTTGGCCTTGCTGTCCTGCTCCATCGACTTCAGGGCGTCCTCGCCGCGCGTCTCCAGGTTGGTGATCAGCTTGTCGATGCCGACCTTGCGGATCTCCGCGTCCACCTGGTTGCGGTAGTTGGTGATGTAGGAGATGCCCTCGATGATCACGTCGTAGGCCTTCCACTCACCGCTGCGGGTCTTGCGGAACGCGTAGTCGACGGCGACCTTCTTGCCATCCTCCAGCACTACCTGGGTGCGCACCACGGTGCGCTTGTTGTTGAGGTCGCCGTTGAACGGCAGCACCACCACCGCGCCCTTGGTGTAGTTGAGCAGGCCTTCCGCGTAGCGGTTGGTGATCGAGTTGTAGAACGCCTTGGCGAAGCGCTCGCGCTGCTCCGGCGTGGCCTCGCGCGCGTGCTGGCCGAGCACCAGGATCGAGGCGTAGTCGATGTCGAAGTGCGGCAGGAAAATGTCATCGATCACGCCGATGAGCTTTTCCTTGTTGTTCTTCAGCTCGTCGCGGTGGCCGGCGATGGTGGTGTCCAGATCGTGCGCGATGGTCTGCACGACCTGCTCCGGGGTCTGCTGCGCGGAAGCCGCCGGGGCGGGATCCTGCGCCAGCGCCGGAGTGGCGAGCGCGGCACCGAAGGTCAGAGCCAGGGCTAGGGCGATGGGACGCAACATGGGGAAACTCCAGGGGGAGGAAATTCGGGAAACCATCACTTGGCGTCGGACGACTTGCCGCCGCTCTTGTCGCCCGGCGAGCCGTTGACCAGGAACTTGCCGATCAGGTCCTCCAGCTGCATGGCGGACTGGGTGAGGATCATCTCGTCACCGTCCTTGAGCATGTCGGGGGAGCCGCCGGGCTGGATCGCAACGTACTGGCTGCCGATCAAACCGCTGGTGAACACCGCCGCCGAGGAATCGTCGGGAATCTGGTCGTACTTCTTGTCGATCGACAGGGTCACCAGCGCGTCCAGCTTGACCGGGTCGGCCTGTACCGACTTGACGCTGCCGATCGCCACGCCAGCCATCTTCACCGGAGCGCCCGGCGACAGCGCGCCGACGTTGGTGAAACGGGCCTTCACCGCGTACGTGCCGCCCAGGTCATCGGCCGCCGCGCCGGCACCGAAGAACTTGCTGAGCATCGCCTCCAGCGGCTCGGTGGACTTGCTCAGGGCGAGCCGGCTGCCGTCCTTCACGTACTGCTTGGCGGTGCCGTACTGCAGGCCCACGTACTGGTCGCCGAGCAGGCCGCTGGTATAGATGGTGGCGACCGAGTCGACCGGGATCTGGCCGTACTTCCTGTCGATCGACAGGGTGACATCCGCCACCTCCTTGCCGGGCTCAAGCGAGATCGATTCGACCTGGCCGACCCGCACGCCCGCCACCTTCACCGGCGCACGCTCCTTGAGCTGGCCTATGTTGGCGAACTGGGTGGTGACGTCGTAGCTGGGGCCCTGGCTGACGTTGGCCACCGAGGTGGTCTGCGTGGCGAGGTAGGCCAGTGCGGCAAAGCCGAGCACGATGAACAGGCCGGTGCCGACGGCATAGGATTTTCGCTGGGTCACGGCACGATCCTCAAAGCGGAAGAGACGGAAGAAATCACGGAAGTCACATCAGGAAGGCGGTGAGCACGAAGTCCAGCGCCAGGATGGCGATGGACGAGGCGACCACGGTGCGGGTGGTGGCGTAGGCCACGCCCTCGCTGGTCGGCGGCGTGGTGTAGCCCTGGAACACGGCGATCAGCGAGACCACGGCGCCGAACGCCACGCTCTTGTAGACGATGCCATTGACCACGTCCTTCCAGACGTCGACGTTGGCGGTCATGTTGGACCAGAAGGTGCCGTTGTCGATGCCCAGCCAGGTCACTCCGACCAGATGACCACCGAAGATGCCCAGCGCACAGAACACGCTGCACAGCAGCGGCATGGCGATCAGTCCGGCCAGGAACCGCGGCGCGACGACGTAGGCGATCGGATCGACCGCCATCATCTCCATCGCGGCGATCTGGTCGGTCGCGCGCATCAGGCCGATCTCGGCGGTGATCGAGGTGCCGGCGCGCCCGGCGAACAGCAGTGCGGTGACCACCGGCCCCAGTTCGCGGTAGATCGCGATCGCCACCACCGTACCGCTGGCCGCGGTGCCGCCGAAGATCGACAGCACGTAGTAGAGCTGCAGGCCCAGCACCATGCCGACGAACAGGCCGCAGGTCATGATGATGGTCAGGCTCATCGCGCCGACGAACCACAGCTGGCGCACCGTCTCGCGGCCATAGCGGAAGCTGCGCGGCACCGACTTGAGGATGGTCAGCAGGAACAGGCCGCAGTTGCCGATCTGCGCCAGCGCCTCGGCCACCATGTTGCGTTGGGTCTGCGCGCTCATGCCTGGCTCCGCGGAAAGCCCAGCGACTGGGCGTAGTCGCCGGCCGGGTACTGGAACGGCACCGGGCCGTCGGCCTCGCCACCGAAGAACTGCCGCGTCCACGGCGAGCCGTCGTCGGCGATGGTCTTGGGATCGCCCTGCGCCACCACCTTGCCGTTGGCGATCAGGTAGACGTGATCGGCGACCTGCTTGATCGCATCCAGCTCGTGCGCCACCAGCACGCTGGTGATGCCGAGCGTGTCGTTGAGAGTGCGGATCAGTTTCAGCACCTGGTTCAGCGCGATCGGGTCCAGACCGACGAACGGCTCGTCGTAGAGGATCAGCATGGGGTCGAACACGATCGCCCGCGCCAGCGCCACGCGCCGCGCCATGCCACCGGAGAGCTCACTGGGCATCAGCGCCGCCGCGCCGCGCAGGCCCACCGCCTGCAGCTTCAGCAGCACCACGTTGCGGATCAGCTCTTCCGACAGATCGGTGTGCTGGCGCAGCGGGAAGGCGACGTTCTCGAACACGTCGAAGTCGGTCAGCAGCGCCGAGTTCTGGAACAGGTAGCCGATCTGTTCGCGCAGCTTGAACAGCTGGCTGCGCGACAGCTCGCCGACATCCTGCCCATTGACGCGCACCCGCCCGGCATCGCCGGTCATCTGGCCGGTGATGTGCTTGAGCAGGGTGGTCTTACCGGTACCGCTGGGCCCCATGATGGCGGTGATGCGGCCACGCGGGATGTCCATGTCCAGGGCATCGAAAATGGTCTTGCCGTTGAGCACCGTGGTCAGGCCGCGGACGCTGACCAGCGGCTCGGCATCGGTGGTCGGACGTAAGGGATCGGTCATCGGGAAGGGGCGCGACGAAAGAAGGACAAGGTAGCCGAAGCAGCGCTCCCGCGCCATGGCGCGGGAGCCCGCGGGAGACCGCGGGATGCAGCGCAAGTTTCTGCTGCCACGGGAAAAATCCCGCCGGACCGCGAATCCGGGCTCAGGGCGCCAGCAAGGCGTCGATCAGGGCCTGGTGCCGAGCCCACTGCAACGGACTGCGCAGGCGCACCGCGTGCACGATCGCCTGCAGATCGTCCAGCGCATCCTCGAAGCGGTCGTTGACCACGATGTAGTCGAATTCGTGCGCGTGGGCGATCTCCTCGCGGGAGTTGTGCAGCCGGCGCTCGATCACTTCCGGCGCATCCGACCCGCGCCCGCGCAACCGCCGCTCCAGCTCGGGCCGCGACGGCGGCAGGATGAACACGCTGACACAATCGGGCTTGGCCGCGCGGATCTGCCGCGCGCCCTGCCAGTCGATCTCCAGCAGCACGTCGCGCGACTGCGCCAGCAGGCCATCGACGGTGGTGCGCGAGGTGCCGTAGAGGTTGCCGTGCACCTCGGCATGCTCGAGGAAGATGCCCTCGGCCACCTCGCGCTCGAACTCGGCGCGCTCGACGAAGTAGTAGTGGCGGCCGTACTGCTCGCCCGTTCGCGGCGGGCGCGTGGTGTGCGAGACCGATAGCGAGATCGCCGGCTCGCGCTCCAGCAGCGCATTGACCAGGGTCGACTTGCCGGCCCCCGAGGGCGCGGCCACCACGAAGAGGGTTCCTGCCGCCGGCGTGCTCATTCGATGTTCTGCACCTGTTCGCGCATCTGTTCGATCAGCACCTTCAGCTCGACCGCGGCGTTGGTGCTGCGGGAGTCCACCGACTTGGAGCCCAGCGTATTGGCCTCGCGGTTGAACTCCTGCATCAGGAAGTCCAGTCGCCGACCGAC is part of the Dyella thiooxydans genome and harbors:
- a CDS encoding RelA/SpoT family protein, with the translated sequence MPAPVAATDPSQDAALPDYVLALKDRLAYLPEDQVERVVRAFRVGAHAHAGQARKSGEPYITHPVAVAGILAELGLDAETIIAAILHDTLEDTQLSRIELAGEFGETVAELVDGVTKLDKMKFGSRQEADAESFRKMLLAMARDIRVILIKLADRLHNMRTLGAKDTSSRRRISRETLEIYAPIAQRLGMNKFKAELQDLGFRGLHPDRYRVISERIRAALGNRREAMGKIEAALTQRLASEHIEARVVGRIKSPWSIYSKMRSEHKTFAQLMDVYGFRVVVDTAMRCYMALGAVHTLYKPVDRRFKDFIAIPKANGYQSLHTVLLGPFGAPIEVQIRTAEMDSVAERGVAAHWAYKTDSGPANSAQARAREWLSALADSQANTASSSEFIENVKIDLFPDEVYLFTPRGDILSLPRNATALDFAYAVHTDVGHHAVAARVDKKLVPLRTRLESGQLVEIITAPSAVPNPAWLESVVTGKARTAIRQFLKHLQHEDAVDFGHRMLDRALDALGSSLDGIAPAVLDRFLAEAKLHRLEELLADIALGNRMPDVVAAQLVAARGKKAARTVATTAPSSEKIRITGAERGVLSFANCCHPLPGDEIVGYLSAGKGIVVHREECPNVAELRKQPERRVSIEWDRDVQGDYRAELRIEVINRPGVLATVASAIADADSNIENVEYVERDAAAATLLFTMEVKSRRHLAEVIRRVRRTGVVSAAHRYPL
- the rpoZ gene encoding DNA-directed RNA polymerase subunit omega, with amino-acid sequence MARITVEDCLEVVDNRFELVLMATKRARQLSKGAEPAVNPDHDKPTVLALREIADRRIDQATIDEIDRAERERAEREALEWAAAEVDDDLSKGGDD
- a CDS encoding MlaA family lipoprotein: MPFPHIPSWLRRTAALGLVCLLAGCAIAKPRTDDPLEKVNRKVYAFNDAVDQAVIRPVAVGYRKITNPPVRRSVSDFFTNLRQPVTVANDLLQARPKQALQSTGRFLVNLTLGIGGLFDPASSLGLPLQQTDFGVTLARWGVPEGDYIVLPFLGPSTVRDVWQVPVDGYFFDPLTIYARNHSYHYGQQYIPQLVYLVNLRSRAFDAEGFLKSAYDPYVFVRDAYRQRRLYKIYDGNPPASVIDQMQGLDQQGFDPDQLLQEQHQWENKHPKQAEQADQSAGGQ
- a CDS encoding STAS domain-containing protein, producing MTSAACQFEDRPDGTLAVRGVLTFDTANAAWRSLRERLAQAPAGTLDLSAVERSDSAGLACVLAVLSEAGKHGQSLQVRGLPTGMRRLAQVCEVESLLAAG
- a CDS encoding MlaC/ttg2D family ABC transporter substrate-binding protein, whose protein sequence is MLRPIALALALTFGAALATPALAQDPAPAASAQQTPEQVVQTIAHDLDTTIAGHRDELKNNKEKLIGVIDDIFLPHFDIDYASILVLGQHAREATPEQRERFAKAFYNSITNRYAEGLLNYTKGAVVVLPFNGDLNNKRTVVRTQVVLEDGKKVAVDYAFRKTRSGEWKAYDVIIEGISYITNYRNQVDAEIRKVGIDKLITNLETRGEDALKSMEQDSKAKAP
- the mlaD gene encoding outer membrane lipid asymmetry maintenance protein MlaD; this translates as MTQRKSYAVGTGLFIVLGFAALAYLATQTTSVANVSQGPSYDVTTQFANIGQLKERAPVKVAGVRVGQVESISLEPGKEVADVTLSIDRKYGQIPVDSVATIYTSGLLGDQYVGLQYGTAKQYVKDGSRLALSKSTEPLEAMLSKFFGAGAAADDLGGTYAVKARFTNVGALSPGAPVKMAGVAIGSVKSVQADPVKLDALVTLSIDKKYDQIPDDSSAAVFTSGLIGSQYVAIQPGGSPDMLKDGDEMILTQSAMQLEDLIGKFLVNGSPGDKSGGKSSDAK
- the mlaE gene encoding lipid asymmetry maintenance ABC transporter permease subunit MlaE; translation: MSAQTQRNMVAEALAQIGNCGLFLLTILKSVPRSFRYGRETVRQLWFVGAMSLTIIMTCGLFVGMVLGLQLYYVLSIFGGTAASGTVVAIAIYRELGPVVTALLFAGRAGTSITAEIGLMRATDQIAAMEMMAVDPIAYVVAPRFLAGLIAMPLLCSVFCALGIFGGHLVGVTWLGIDNGTFWSNMTANVDVWKDVVNGIVYKSVAFGAVVSLIAVFQGYTTPPTSEGVAYATTRTVVASSIAILALDFVLTAFLM
- a CDS encoding ABC transporter ATP-binding protein translates to MTDPLRPTTDAEPLVSVRGLTTVLNGKTIFDALDMDIPRGRITAIMGPSGTGKTTLLKHITGQMTGDAGRVRVNGQDVGELSRSQLFKLREQIGYLFQNSALLTDFDVFENVAFPLRQHTDLSEELIRNVVLLKLQAVGLRGAAALMPSELSGGMARRVALARAIVFDPMLILYDEPFVGLDPIALNQVLKLIRTLNDTLGITSVLVAHELDAIKQVADHVYLIANGKVVAQGDPKTIADDGSPWTRQFFGGEADGPVPFQYPAGDYAQSLGFPRSQA
- the gmk gene encoding guanylate kinase translates to MSTPAAGTLFVVAAPSGAGKSTLVNALLEREPAISLSVSHTTRPPRTGEQYGRHYYFVERAEFEREVAEGIFLEHAEVHGNLYGTSRTTVDGLLAQSRDVLLEIDWQGARQIRAAKPDCVSVFILPPSRPELERRLRGRGSDAPEVIERRLHNSREEIAHAHEFDYIVVNDRFEDALDDLQAIVHAVRLRSPLQWARHQALIDALLAP